Proteins found in one Roseofilum capinflatum BLCC-M114 genomic segment:
- a CDS encoding DUF433 domain-containing protein — MVSSINIDSLITTDPKLRSGRPIIAGTGTSVRRVAALYNQGYGAEEIARRLDHLTLTQVYAALTYYHANREAMDGDLQAEQDAYTQLAQQHYQQRKA; from the coding sequence TTGGTTAGTTCAATTAATATCGATTCTCTGATTACAACCGATCCTAAACTGCGTTCTGGGCGGCCGATTATTGCAGGGACGGGAACCTCCGTGCGTCGCGTGGCGGCTCTGTACAATCAAGGATATGGAGCAGAGGAAATTGCGCGGCGATTGGATCATTTAACGTTAACTCAAGTGTATGCGGCTTTAACGTATTATCATGCCAATCGGGAAGCGATGGATGGCGATTTACAGGCAGAACAAGATGCCTATACTCAGTTGGCCCAACAACACTATCAACAGAGAAAAGCATGA